In Marasmius oreades isolate 03SP1 chromosome 3, whole genome shotgun sequence, a single window of DNA contains:
- a CDS encoding uncharacterized protein (BUSCO:EOG0926115P), whose product MNSNQYSNHAQNPPSSPNQGFVTPGYLNGASMSSLNNMMGGMSSMNMNMNAMNNMGGMGGMSGGLGGMGGGMGGNMGGMGGSIGSMGMGGGMNSVGSMNPMNSMGSMSGMSNMGGMGGNMNAMSMSNMGGMRPQGNINPAQLMGMSGGGGGGGGAGMGGMGLSPTQLLQQQQQRMSNIGQGGMGGGMGSMNAMQPNNNNMMSNSINPMSINQGSVGNMGAMGNMTMGQNPMQNPMNQGNMGSMASNYQSPGPSSMTSPTEPIARPGTSMSMHSNSGAGGYPGQGMGGIGSMGGGSSMNLGGMGGGMAGGMNTSSLSSAQGHSQPSSHPQNMQPHGPQTLHGQPHGQQHSPTGPQSSPPFQGNMPNAQTQAMLASAISHLGYSNDQFRGLPLPERQMVIHRAWSIVNERMRSMQAASQATGMGGMSGQGHGGPTGQGQGGMQAMHPNQGQMHIPNHNQGQHHSQGQQQPQSLHERPPSSGSSHSQHEMMPPPPRPGTSMSMSRPGTAMGMGHPGSRPGTSQGSQPGLGRTVSGSGRPPSTGRSSVPPGSPNMSGVDSIYLQQPQTSNQSQPHPTPKMGSTASSPTRPTMSQTPMQQNNSMSQIPVNGIVTAGMTPQGMVQNMMGRSGSANSLMGANPMGGMGGMGGMHAQGLMNAQSPMSQGPSAVQRHGSMPPPHTPQTPTHPQAPQLQIPQRNHTPHPPNSRQGSLPPPGSASKMAGTPPNRMTLPMPGSNMGSSIGNMSNASMESLNSLHSGEHVPQPNGQVPIVKQGSVPPPATPAMSQSSSGQSNVSQTAPTNTASQALNASTQPPSSQPTPANPNGTQAVSSNGPVQTRLQPPPPLPSSVSLNPAITRVTPVPVVGSDKTIPQLNQEEIENIKNWIKIDEAYEGTVTREGKDGVKEKGLGIWKKQKERMAKEMKDSFGHVTPGVLPAPDADGLDRAALHSGAWWERGGAAHGKWLNPTWEWWEARYAGVSGRPVDKRFDVRYPGQWARHVKQKDAQQGINQGSSRGRHGRDAGGKDSKVVRREGLRVPRTLKPEDVDTPEELVPIRLEFDVDHHKMRDTFVWNLNDPVVSPESFAQSLVEDYGLAPSYHSQIVKQIQDQISDYKAHSAKYTEDGDPLPIPRHELEMAICKGAIGKEESKWWEGWRKRVRGQENQKERKRRKISGRTEDPNDGDDENTMMNGVVDEPMEVGQMKVDQTMMRDDLRILIKIDIIVGSVKLDDQFEWDIDNVSSSPELFAEIYAQDLGLSGEFKTAIAHSIREQVQTYQKSLYLVGRPPDGSPIQDEDLRQSFLPALSEAPRAYEQVVNFTPRLDYLSDGELDRNEKERDKDYKRRKRNTRGRRGVNLPDREPIRTCRTPAIGFNDTGEAEGINASGNTGIMPSTTRRAAAAAASVTIANMVASENGSSPLMGQALLPGQVPSLVSTPQPQPPPPPQPKKPIPKGLYKPPPVPSEVLKPRAKVPAPIPSTAVGGANTSSGAPESSMSIGTGMAAPKGKTIVITAKRAKELEREAKEKEFADGQHANFIDGVWHCSNCGCPESIAVGRRKGPLGDKSQCGTCGKYWHRHRRPRPVEYNTSPDFHLNQRDSEVLSKSVLTAPKRKGRPPGSGANPSAAATPEPATPLTRRRDLAMSDRETPSRRQTPLPRRQSPPARAVSPTLSTTSSASESPLALKVNGNTPARGGTSPKPPMPNSNSAISPRPSLLDTHDAPSSDVKEEEGAAVSAPSSTSGTKSWPPQWLTAAMQAKQSKYPNDNFEMVLRKMAPGLEPEWRIKCTDCPGKLYKPGPGETLSNFEMHLTNRKHRQRVDDRIKEDDV is encoded by the exons ATGAACTCCAACCAGTATTCCAATCACGCTCAGAATCCTCCTTCGTCGCCGAACCAAGGCTTTGTGACACCTGGCTACTTGAACGGCGCGAGTATGAGCAGTTTGAACAACATGATGGGAGGAATGAGCAGTATGAACATGAACATGAATGCAATGAACAACATGGGCGGTATGGGTGGAATGAGCGGCGGTCTGGGTGGTATGGGTGGAGGTATGGGTGGCAACATGGGTGGAATGGGTGGGTCTATAGGAAGTATGGGTATGGGAGGTGGCATGAACTCGGTGGGTTCGATGAACCCGATGAACTCGATGGGCTCAATGTCTGGTATGAGCAATATGGGTGGTATGGGAGGTAACATGAACGCCATGTCCATGTCGAACATGGGTGGTATGCGCCCTCAAGGAAACATCAATCCAGCCCAACTCATGGGAATGTCTGGTGGCGGtggcggaggaggaggagccgGAATGGGGGGAATGGGGTTGTCGCCTACTCAGTTGctccagcagcagcagcagcgcATGTCCAATATCGGTCAAGGTGGCATGGGTGGTGGCATGGGCTCGATGAACGCGATGCAGCcgaacaacaacaacatgaTGTCAAACTCGATAAATCCAATGTCAATAAACCAGGGCAGCGTCGGCAACATGGGCGCCATGGGGAACATGACGATGGGACAGAACCCCATGCAAAACCCTATGAATCAAGGCAACATGGGCTCGATGGCCTCGAATTACCAGAGCCCTGGACCGTCGTCCATGACCTCACCGACCGAACCTATTGCTAGACCGGGCACAAGCATGTCTATGCATTCGAATTCTGGTGCAGGTGGTTACCCAGGTCAAGGTATGGGTGGGATCGGTAGCATGGGTGGCGGCAGCTCGATGAACTTGGGTGGAATGGGTGGTGGAATGGCAGGAGGAATGAATACCTCTTCCCTGTCTTCTGCTCAAGGACATTCACAaccttcttcccatcctcaaAATATGCAACCTCATGGTCCTCAAACACTACATGGTCAGCCCCATGGACAACAACATTCACCTACTGGACCACAATCCAGTCCACCGTTTCAAGGGAACATGCCTAATGCACAGACTCAAGCGATGCTCGCGAGTGCCATATCCCATCTTGGGTACTCGAACGATCAATTTCgaggtcttcctcttcccgaGCGCCAGATGGTGATTCACAGAGCTTGGTCAATTGTCAATGAACGGATGAGGAGTATGCAGGCTGCTAGCCAAGCTACTGGTATGGGCGGAATGTCAGGTCAAGGTCATGGTGGTCCTACAGGTCAAGGTCAAGGTGGAATGCAAGCAATGCACCCAAATCAAGGACAGATGCATATTCCGAACCATAATCAAGGCCAACATCACAGTCAAGGCCAGCAGCAACCACAGTCATTACATGAACGGCCTCCGTCGTCTGGTTCTTCTCATTCACAGCACGAGATgatgccaccaccaccgcgtCCAGGAACGTCGATGAGCATGTCGAGACCTGGTACGGCCATGGGTATGGGTCATCCTGGTTCGAGACCTGGTACTTCTCAGGGAAGTCAGCCTGGCCTTGGAAGAACCGTCAGTGGATCTGGTCGGCCTCCTTCGACGGGACGATCAAGCGTACCACCAGGTTCCCCCAACATGAGCGGTGTAGATAGCATATATCTACAACAACCTCAAACGTCGAATCAAAGCCAACCACACCCGACTCCGAAGATGGGATCTACAGCATCGTCTCCTACGCGGCCTACTATGTCTCAAACACCGATGCAGCAGAATAATTCGATGTCACAGATTCCCGTTAATGGAATAGTGACTGCTGGGATGACGCCTCAAGGGATGGTCCAAAATATGATGGGACGTTCAGGAAGTGCGAATAGTCTGATGGGAGCTAATCCTATGGGTGGTATGGGTGGTATGGGTGGAATGCATGCCCAAG GTCTGATGAATGCGCAGAGCCCCATGTCCCAGGGTCCTTCCGCTGTGCAACGCCACGGGTCAATGCCCCCTCCTCATACGCCTCAGACTCCTACACATCCTCAAGCCCCCCAATTACAGATCCCACAACGAAATCATACTCCCCATCCGCCCAATTCGAGACAAGGTTCTTTACCTCCTCCTGGAAGCGCTAGTAAAATGGCAGGTACACCTCCAAATCGAATGACGTTACCGATGCCTGGTAGCAACATGGGCAGTAGCATAGGCAATATGAGTAACGCGTCGATGGAGAGCCTGAATAGCCTGCACTCAGGTGAACACGTACCACAACCGAATGGACAGGTTCCCATAGTCAAACAAGGATCAGTACCTCCACCTGCTACCCCGGCGATGTCCCAGTCAAGCTCTGGTCAGTCGAATGTATCCCAAACGGCACCTACCAACACTGCCTCTCAAGCACTTAATGCTTCTACGCAGCCCCCTTCTTCACAACCTACGCCAGCCAACCCAAACGGTACTCAAGCTGTTTCTTCGAATGGTCCCGTTCAGACACGACTGCAGCCACCACCTCCCTTACCTTCCTCTGTGTCACTCAATCCTGCCATAACGCGCGTAACGCCCGTTCCAGTCGTAGGAAGCGATAAGACGATTCCTCAACTGAACCAGGAAGAGATTGAGAACATCAAAAACTGGATCAAGATCGACGAGGCTTACGAGGGTACCGTGACTCGTGAGGGTAAAGATGGGGTTAAGGAGAAGGGGTTGGGTATTTGGAAGAAACAAAAGGAGCGGATGGcgaaggaaatgaaggatAGTTTTGGACATGTTACGCCTGGCGTACTACCTGCTCCTGATGCTGATGGTTTGGATCGCGCAGCCCTCCATTCGGGTGCGTGGTGGGAACGTGGGGGTGCTGCTCATGGAAAATGGCTCAATCCTACTTGGGAGTGGTGGGAAGCTAGATATGCGGGTGTTTCTGGGAGACCTGTGGATAAGAGGTTTGATGTGAGGTATCCTGGACAGTGGGCTCGTCATGTCAAGCAGAAGGATGCACAGCAGGGGATTAACCAGGGAAGTTCTAGGGGAAGACATGGTAGGGATGCCGGAGGGAAAGATAGCAAGGTGGTGAGAAGGGAGGGATTAAGAGT TCCGCGAACACTGAAACCGGAAGACGTTGACACGCCAGAGGAGCTCGTGCCTATACGGCTCGAGTTTGATGTCGATCATCATAAGATGAGGGATACCTTTGTTTGGAACTTAAACG ACCCCGTCGTATCACCGGAATCCTTCGCTCAATCTCTCGTAGAGGACTACGGTCTTGCACCATCTTATCATTCGCAGATAGTCAAGCAGATACAGGATCAAATCAGCGATTACAAAGCCCATTCGGCGAAGTACACGGAGGATGGTGATCCTTTACCTATCCCGCGTCATGAATTAGAGATGGCCATCTGTAAAGGTGCTATCGGAAAGGAGGAAAGTAAATGGTGGGAAGGATGGAGAAAGCGCGTGAGAGGGCAGGAGAatcagaaggagaggaagaggaggaagatctcTGGTCGTACGGAGGATCCGAATGATGGTGATGACGAGAATACGATGATGAATGGGGTGGTGGATGAACCTATGGAGGTGGGACAGATGAAAGTCGACCAGACCATGATGCGTGACGATTTAAGGATTTTGATCAAG ATTGACATAATAGTTGGCTCCGTAAAACTAGATGACCAGTTCGAATGGGATATCGACAATGTCTCCTCTTCGCCTGAATTATTTGCAGAAATATATGCACAAGATCTTGGGTTGAGTGGCGAGTTCAA GACCGCCATTGCACATTCAATACGCGAACAAGTTCAGACTTACCAAAAGTCCCTCTACCTCGTCGGTCGACCTCCTGACGGCTCACCTATCCAAGACGAAGATCTTCGTCAATCCTTCCTTCCTGCACTCTCCGAAGCCCCCCGGGCCTACGAACAAGTCGTTAACTTCACACCTAGACTCGACTATCTCTCCGACGGTGAGCTCGATCGCAACGAGAAAGAGAGGGATAAGGACtacaagagaagaaagaggaataCGCGTGGCCGTCGCGGCGTCAATCTACCGGACAGGGAACCTATACGTACATGTCGGACGCCAGCGATTGGATTCAACGATACAGGCGAAGCTGAGGGAATTAACGCCTCCGGAAACACCGGTATCATGCCCAGCACGACAAGACGGGCTGCTGCCGCTGCTGCAAGTGTTACGATTGCGAACATGGTGGCGTCTGAGAATGGAAGCAGTCCGCTTATGGGACAGGCCCTCTTGCCTGGGCAGGTTCCTTCACTGGTTAGCACACCTCAGCCGCAGCCCCCGCCACCGCCACAACCCAAGAAGCCTATACCCAAAGGCTTGTACAAGCCTCCTCCCGTACCCTCCGAAGTCCTCAAACCTCGAGCAAAGGTCCCAGCTCCTATACCTTCTACTGCAGTTGGCGGTGCGAACACTTCCAGTGGGGCTCCTGAGAGTTCCATGAGCATCGGTACTGGTATGGCGGCACCGAAAGGGAAAACTATCGTTATCACTGCAAAGAGAGCGAAAGAGCTTGAGAGAGAggcaaaggagaaggagtttGCTGATGGACAGCATGCGAATTTTATTGATGGCGTCTGGCACTGTTCGAATTGTGGTTGTCCGGAAAGCATAGCCGTGGGTAGACGGAAGGGACCATTGGGTGATAAAAGTCAGTGTGGAACGTGTG GTAAATACTggcatcgtcatcgtcgaccTCGACCCGTGGAATACAACACTAGCCCCGACTTCCATCTGAATCAACGGGATTCCGAGGTGCTATCAAAGTCAGTTCTCACCGCTCCGAAGCGTAAAGGTCGTCCTCCGGGCTCGGGCGCAAATCCAAGTGCTGCCGCAACACCAGAACCCGCAACACCTCTTACACGGCGAAGGGATCTTGCAATGTCTGACCGAGAAACACCTTCCAGACGACAGACACCGCTTCCTAGAAGACAGAGTCCGCCGGCTAGGGCAGTCTCGCCAACGTTGTCAACTACCTCCAGTGCATCCGAGAGCCCATTGGCTTTGAAGGTTAATGGCAATACCCCTGCTCGTGGGGGTACATCTCCGAAGCCGCCAATGCCAAATTCGAATTCAGCGATATCGCCTAGACCATCACTTTTAGATACCCATGACGCACCAAGTTCAGAcgtgaaggaggaggaaggggcAGCAGTGAGTGCACCTTCGAGTACTTCTGGAACGAAGTCGTGGCCTCCACAATGGCTGACAGCTGCGATGCAAGCCAAGCAGAGTAAATACCCGAACGACAACTTTGAAATGGTCTTGAGAAAGATGGCTCCTGGTCTCGAACCAGAATGGAGGATCAAGTGTACAGACTGTCCTGGAAAG CTGTATAAACCTGGACCGGGCGAGACTTTATCAAACTTCGAAATGCACCTAACGAATAGAAAGCATCGGCAGAGGGTGGACGATAGGATtaaagaagatgatgtttag